The following are encoded together in the Brassica napus cultivar Da-Ae chromosome A9, Da-Ae, whole genome shotgun sequence genome:
- the LOC106420201 gene encoding biotin carboxylase, chloroplastic gives MDASMITNPKSIVSLPSLFMGRSGGSIRSSQCNVTMGQTVSFPRQKTLTLKVSRNVKRKSGGGAFAATCSSGDKILVANRGEIAVRVIRTAHEMGIPCVAVYSTIDKDALHVKLADEAVCIGEAPSNQSYLLIPNVLSAAISRGCTMLHPGYGFLAENALFVEMCREHRINFIGPNPDSIRVMGDKSTARETMKNAGVPTVPGSDGLLQSTEEGVRLANEIGYPVMIKATAGGGGRGMRLANEPSEFVKLLQQAKSEAAAAFGNDGVYLEKYVQNPRHIEFQILADKFGNVVHFGERDCSIQRRNQKLLEEAPSPALTPELRKAMGDAAVAAAASIGYIGVGTVEFLLDERGSFYFMEMNTRIQVEHPVTEMIYSVDLIEEQIRVAMGEKLRYTQDEIVLRGHSIECRINAEDPFKGFRPGPGRITSYLPSGGPFVRMDSHVYPDYVVPPSYDSLLGKLIVWAPTRERAIERMKRALNDTIITGVPTTIEYHKLILEVEDFKNGKVDTAFIPKHEEELAEPDEIVPVKDLTNVAA, from the exons ATGGACGCCTCAATGATTACTAATCCCAAATCCATTGTCTCCCTTCCC TCTTTGTTCATGGGGAGGTCGGGAGGTAGTATTAGAAGTTCCCAATGTAATGTCACTATGGGACAAACGGTTAGCTTCCCGAGGCAAAAGACTCTGACTTTAAAAGTTAGCCGGAACGTGAAGAGAAAAAGTGGTGGTGGTGCGTTTGCTGCTACTTGTAGCAGTGGGGATAAGATTCTTGTGGCTAACAGAGGTGAAATCGCTGTCCGTGTTATCCGAACAGCTCACGAAATGGGGATCCCTTGTGTTGCTGTTTACTCAACTATAGACAAGGATGCACTTCATGTGAAGTTGGCTGATGAAGCTGTTTGTATTGGTGAAGCTCCTAGCAACCAGTC GTATTTGTTGATACCGAATGTTCTGTCAGCTGCGATTAGCAGAGGATGTACAATGCTCCATCCTGGATATGGATTCCTTGCGGAGAACGCTCTTTTTGTAGAGATGTGTAGAGAACACAGGATCAATTTCATTGGACcaaat CCTGATAGCATCCGTGTCATGGGTGACAAATCAACTGCTAGGGAGACAATGAAAAATGCTGGTGTCCCTACTGTACCAGGGAGTGATGGATTATTGCAG AGCACAGAGGAAGGAGTCAGGCTCGCCAATGAGATTGGGTACCCTGTAATGATCAAG GCAACAGCAGGTGGTGGTGGACGTGGAATGCGTCTTGCCAATGAACCGTCAGAGTTTGTGAAACTGTTGCAG CAAGCAAAGAGTGAGGCCGCTGCTGCTTTTGGAAATGATGGAGTTTATCTGGAGAAGTACGTGCAAAATCCCCGTCATATTGAGTTCCAG ATTCTTGCCGATAAATTTGGTAACGTTGTTCACTTTGGCGAGCGTGACTGCAGCATCCAG AGGCGTAACCAAAAGTTGCTGGAAGAAGCACCTTCTCCTGCACTGACCCCTGAGCTGCGAAAAGCCATGGGTGATGCAGCAGTGGCAGCAGCAGCGTCCATTGGTTACATTGGTGTTGGTACAGTGGAGTTTCTTCTGGATGAGAGAGGTTCCTTCTATTTCATGGAAATGAACACTAGAATCCAG GTGGAGCACCCTGTGACGGAGATGATTTACTCAGTTGATTTGATTGAAGAACAGATCCGTGTTGCAATGGGAGAGAAACTGCGTTATACACAG GATGAGATTGTGCTTAGAGGACATTCGATTGAGTGTCGTATCAATGCAGAAGACCCATTTAAAGGATTCAGACCTGGACCTG GAAGAATAACATCGTATCTGCCATCTGGAGGTCCTTTTGTTAGGATGGATAGCCATGTGTATCCGGACTATGTTGTTCCTCCAAGCTATGATTCTCTTCTTGGAAAG cTTATTGTATGGGCTCCAACGAGGGAAAGGGCGATCGAGCGGATGAAGCGTGCACTCAATGACACTATTATTACAG GGGTTCCCACCACCATTGAGTACCACAAGCTTATCCTTGAAGTTGAG GATTTCAAAAACGGAAAAGTTGATACAGC